In Aerococcus loyolae, a genomic segment contains:
- the dnaN gene encoding DNA polymerase III subunit beta codes for MKFTIKRSIFVDHLNNVQRAISSRTTIPILTGIKIAVLDSGIILTGSDSTISIEIYISKEDESNQLSIAETGSIVLPSRFLGDIVKKLPEDQLTLEVQDNLQTVIRSGESVFNLNGTAGSEYPTLPEIDADSTYVLPGHLFKRVVNHTIISVSNQQIRPLFTGVHFILADEQLKAVSTDSHRLSQRIVPLTMPEESQGKALEINIPGQTLTELTRLVDDNEDIEMMVTDNQVLFKIDNVYLYSRLLEGNYPDTDRLLSLDYNTKIKVDAQELVHAVERALILSHQGKNNVVKLSLSQEEAILSGHSSEIGYVKERLSLLSFEGDDLEISFNPDYLREALRSFGGQDVVIRFVNPTHSFILTPSEDEDEFNMVQLITPIRTPGN; via the coding sequence ATGAAATTTACAATTAAACGTTCCATCTTTGTTGATCATTTAAACAATGTCCAACGAGCGATATCCTCACGGACAACTATTCCGATACTAACCGGAATTAAAATCGCTGTTCTGGATTCAGGAATCATCCTTACTGGTAGTGATTCAACTATTTCGATTGAAATTTATATTTCTAAAGAAGATGAAAGTAACCAGTTATCGATTGCTGAGACAGGGTCTATTGTTCTCCCTTCCCGTTTCCTTGGTGACATTGTCAAAAAATTACCTGAAGACCAACTCACCTTGGAAGTCCAAGATAACCTACAAACCGTTATCCGTTCAGGAGAATCCGTCTTTAACCTCAATGGGACTGCCGGCAGTGAATACCCCACTCTCCCTGAAATTGATGCCGATTCGACCTATGTCTTACCGGGGCATCTCTTTAAACGGGTGGTTAACCACACCATTATTTCGGTATCTAACCAACAAATCCGCCCGCTCTTTACCGGGGTTCACTTCATTCTGGCCGATGAGCAACTGAAAGCGGTATCAACCGACTCCCACCGGCTCAGTCAACGGATTGTGCCTTTGACCATGCCAGAAGAAAGCCAAGGTAAAGCTTTAGAGATCAATATTCCAGGACAAACCCTGACCGAACTCACCCGCCTAGTGGATGATAATGAAGATATTGAAATGATGGTCACCGATAACCAAGTCCTCTTTAAGATTGATAACGTCTACCTCTATTCCAGATTATTGGAAGGAAACTATCCCGATACCGACCGCTTGTTGAGCTTGGACTACAACACTAAAATTAAAGTTGATGCCCAAGAATTGGTGCACGCGGTGGAACGGGCTTTAATCTTAAGCCACCAAGGCAAGAACAATGTGGTTAAACTTTCCCTCTCCCAAGAAGAAGCCATTCTTTCCGGTCACTCTTCTGAGATTGGTTATGTTAAGGAAAGACTCAGTCTTTTAAGCTTTGAAGGCGATGACTTGGAAATTTCCTTTAACCCTGATTACTTACGGGAAGCTCTGCGGAGTTTTGGCGGCCAAGATGTGGTCATTCGTTTCGTTAACCCGACCCACTCCTTTATCTTGACCCCAAGTGAAGATGAAGATGAATTTAACATGGTTCAACTCATCACCCCAATCCGAACACCTGGTAATTAA
- a CDS encoding FAD-binding oxidoreductase: MTIERQVDDKYLTTFIHESEAGHAEGIIYPENEEEIVEAVKKAQAEGKKLVTIGGHTALAGGTYPQGEILLNLEKMNQILDLDKETLTLTVEAGVTLNQVRDYLEGSGYFYAPDPGEKRATVAGNAATNAGGMRAIKYGVTRDNIRSMRVVLANGEVINAGSLNNKDSSGYDLKDLFIGSEGTLGIISQLQLKLRVEPKYENSLLIGFDRLEELGPVIYEILHSSVAPTALEMFEHDAITYAEELLGKEMPSKTGQAFLLVTLSGNQEAAIQKDLENLEKIAQNAGALATELLSGEVEKGVWDIRDHILSGIYKAGPMRLDDPVVPVNKITQAINKSKEIADDLGIASTFFGHAGDGNIHICLMKKELNDQEWEDRLHQYDLRLYDFLAENGGLPSGEHGIGLERVKFMPIFFSETELNTMKAIKKALDPNNLLNPGRVIEVDE, from the coding sequence ATGACAATTGAAAGACAAGTTGACGACAAATATCTCACTACCTTTATCCATGAATCAGAAGCCGGCCATGCGGAAGGGATTATCTATCCTGAAAATGAAGAAGAAATCGTTGAAGCCGTCAAGAAAGCCCAGGCTGAAGGGAAGAAGCTCGTGACCATTGGTGGGCATACGGCTCTGGCTGGTGGCACCTATCCTCAAGGTGAAATCCTCTTAAATCTGGAAAAAATGAATCAAATCCTCGACCTCGATAAAGAAACCTTGACCTTGACCGTGGAAGCGGGCGTGACTTTAAACCAAGTCCGTGATTATTTAGAGGGTAGTGGCTATTTCTATGCCCCTGACCCTGGTGAAAAACGGGCTACCGTAGCGGGTAATGCGGCCACTAATGCAGGTGGTATGCGGGCCATTAAATATGGGGTGACCCGGGATAATATCCGTTCCATGCGGGTGGTTTTAGCCAATGGTGAAGTGATTAATGCCGGTAGCTTGAATAATAAGGATTCCTCAGGCTATGACTTGAAGGATCTCTTCATCGGTTCAGAAGGGACCTTGGGCATTATCAGTCAATTACAATTGAAATTGCGGGTAGAACCCAAGTATGAAAATTCCCTCTTAATCGGTTTTGACCGCCTAGAAGAATTAGGACCGGTCATTTATGAAATCTTGCATTCCTCTGTGGCACCTACCGCCCTGGAAATGTTTGAACACGATGCTATCACCTACGCTGAAGAATTGCTCGGTAAGGAAATGCCAAGTAAAACTGGCCAAGCCTTCCTCTTAGTCACCCTCAGTGGTAACCAGGAAGCGGCCATCCAAAAAGATCTGGAAAACTTGGAAAAAATCGCTCAAAATGCCGGGGCTTTAGCGACTGAACTCTTAAGCGGTGAAGTGGAAAAAGGCGTCTGGGACATCCGTGACCATATCCTCTCAGGAATTTATAAGGCAGGTCCCATGCGCTTAGATGACCCTGTCGTTCCGGTCAATAAGATCACCCAAGCCATCAATAAATCCAAAGAGATTGCCGATGACTTAGGGATTGCCTCCACTTTCTTTGGTCATGCCGGAGATGGTAATATCCATATCTGCCTCATGAAGAAAGAACTCAATGACCAAGAATGGGAAGACCGTCTCCACCAATATGACCTCCGCCTCTATGACTTCTTAGCTGAAAACGGCGGGCTCCCTTCTGGAGAACATGGAATTGGTCTCGAACGGGTGAAATTCATGCCCATCTTCTTCTCTGAAACGGAATTAAATACCATGAAAGCCATTAAAAAAGCCCTTGACCCCAATAACCTCCTCAACCCAGGCCGGGTCATTGAAGTAGATGAGTAA
- the yaaA gene encoding S4 domain-containing protein YaaA: MSDVDIVAIDTEYITLGQLLKALGYIQTGGQAKIYLANYPVILDGQEEQRRGKKLYPGSVVEFPHEGAIYAIRGASESDPLADHHAP; the protein is encoded by the coding sequence ATGTCAGACGTAGATATTGTCGCCATCGATACTGAGTATATTACACTCGGACAGCTATTGAAGGCACTGGGATATATCCAAACCGGAGGCCAGGCCAAAATTTACCTGGCCAATTACCCAGTGATCTTAGACGGTCAGGAAGAACAAAGACGGGGCAAGAAACTTTATCCCGGCTCTGTGGTTGAATTTCCGCATGAAGGAGCCATTTACGCTATTCGAGGGGCTAGCGAAAGCGATCCACTAGCAGATCACCATGCACCTTAA
- the recF gene encoding DNA replication/repair protein RecF (All proteins in this family for which functions are known are DNA-binding proteins that assist the filamentation of RecA onto DNA for the initiation of recombination or recombinational repair.): MHLKSLYLKDFRNYDQVTMDFDPGINVFIGDNAQGKTNLIEAIYMLSLARSHRTAKEREVIRFGADFARIEGRVAKKNGEIPLSLTMTKKGKIAKLNRLQQERLSDYIGAFNVVLFAPEDLELVKGAPQLRRTFIDRELSQMNPTYLYDSSNYQHLLKQRNTYLKQLQRREAHDKLYLNVLTEQLVDFASRMMVQRFQFIQKLEAYAKPIHAQLSMDKETLTLAYQASLTVDETSTVDQLKTELMDKFQSIQEREIEVGSTQIGPQRDDLKLMINDKVVQQYGSQGQQRTTVLSLKLAEIECMHETLGEYPILLLDDVLSELDDQRQTHLLKTIEKKVQTFLTTTSMEGIQADKIDDPDLFTIKAGQVELKE; encoded by the coding sequence ATGCACCTTAAGTCACTTTACTTAAAGGACTTCCGTAATTACGACCAGGTCACCATGGACTTTGATCCGGGAATCAATGTCTTTATTGGCGACAATGCCCAAGGCAAGACCAACCTGATCGAAGCCATTTATATGCTGTCTTTGGCCCGGAGTCATCGGACGGCTAAGGAGCGGGAAGTGATCCGCTTTGGGGCTGATTTTGCCCGGATTGAAGGCCGAGTTGCCAAGAAGAATGGGGAGATTCCTTTATCCCTCACTATGACCAAAAAAGGCAAGATCGCCAAGCTCAACCGCCTGCAACAAGAGCGGCTGAGTGATTATATTGGGGCCTTCAATGTGGTGCTCTTTGCCCCCGAAGACCTGGAACTGGTCAAGGGTGCCCCGCAACTGCGCCGTACCTTTATTGACCGGGAACTGAGTCAAATGAACCCGACTTACCTCTATGACTCTAGTAATTACCAACACTTGCTCAAACAGCGCAATACCTATTTGAAGCAGCTCCAGCGGCGGGAAGCCCACGATAAGTTGTATTTGAATGTCTTAACCGAACAGCTGGTGGACTTTGCCAGTCGGATGATGGTCCAACGTTTCCAATTCATTCAGAAATTGGAAGCCTATGCAAAGCCTATCCATGCTCAATTATCCATGGATAAGGAGACACTGACCCTGGCCTACCAAGCCAGCCTCACTGTCGATGAGACGTCCACGGTGGACCAATTAAAAACCGAGCTCATGGACAAATTTCAGTCCATCCAAGAACGTGAAATTGAAGTGGGCTCCACTCAAATCGGTCCCCAACGTGATGATTTAAAGTTAATGATTAATGATAAAGTCGTTCAACAATACGGGTCCCAAGGCCAACAGCGGACCACGGTTTTGAGTTTGAAGTTGGCAGAGATTGAATGCATGCACGAAACCCTCGGGGAATACCCCATATTATTATTAGATGATGTCTTAAGTGAATTGGACGACCAGCGTCAAACCCATCTGCTGAAAACTATTGAGAAAAAAGTCCAAACCTTCTTGACTACAACCAGTATGGAAGGCATCCAGGCAGATAAGATTGACGATCCTGACCTCTTTACCATTAAGGCGGGTCAGGTGGAATTGAAGGAGTGA
- the gyrB gene encoding DNA topoisomerase (ATP-hydrolyzing) subunit B yields the protein MAENQANNSEHEQPQNHNPKDKNQPNQAGEYNASQIQVLEGLEAVRKRPGMYIGSTGAPGLHHLVWEIVDNSIDEALAGYADKIDIKIESDGSITVIDNGRGIPVDIQEKTGRPAVETVFTVLHAGGKFGGGGYKVSGGLHGVGASVVNALSTKLRVEVYRDGKIYQQEYSRGHIVSDLKVVGQSDKTGTVVNFVADPEIFTDTTDYDFQTLNKRVRELAFLNKGLHITLEDRREEDSQEVAYQYEGGIKEYVQYLNENKEILFEEPVYLEGQMDDIEVEVAFQYTAGYHSNFMSFANNIHTFEGGTHESGIKTALTRTINDYARSQNLLKEKDDNLSGEDVREGLTLIVSIRHPNPQFEGQTKMKLGNSEVRTITDRLFGQHLEQFLYETPNIARQIVDKGILASKARQAAKRAREMTRKKSGLEISNLPGKLADCSSRVPEECELFIVEGNSAGGSAKLGRDRHFQAILPIRGKILNVEKASMDRILANEEIRSLFTAMGTGWGNDFDVTKARYHKLVIMTDADVDGAHIRTLLLTLIYRYMRPLLDAGYIYIAVPPLYQVRQGKTIHYVNSDQELNDYMKTLAERPRPSVQRYKGLGEMDAEQLWETTMDPTQRQMLQVTVDDAQEADRNISMLMGDLVAPRRDFIENNATYATIDL from the coding sequence ATGGCAGAAAATCAAGCAAATAATTCCGAACACGAACAACCTCAAAACCATAACCCTAAAGATAAAAATCAGCCCAACCAGGCCGGCGAATATAATGCCAGTCAGATCCAAGTCCTCGAGGGCTTAGAAGCGGTGCGCAAGCGGCCCGGGATGTATATCGGTTCGACCGGGGCCCCTGGTCTCCACCACCTGGTTTGGGAAATCGTCGATAATTCCATTGACGAAGCCCTGGCTGGTTATGCAGATAAGATTGATATCAAGATTGAAAGTGATGGTTCCATTACCGTCATCGATAATGGACGGGGAATTCCGGTCGATATCCAGGAAAAAACCGGCCGTCCTGCGGTGGAAACCGTCTTTACCGTCCTCCATGCCGGGGGGAAATTCGGCGGTGGCGGTTATAAGGTCTCCGGGGGCTTACACGGTGTGGGGGCTTCCGTGGTTAACGCGCTCTCAACCAAACTCCGGGTTGAAGTCTACCGGGATGGTAAGATTTACCAGCAAGAATACAGCCGCGGACATATCGTTTCCGACTTGAAAGTGGTCGGCCAAAGCGATAAAACCGGTACGGTAGTTAATTTTGTGGCCGATCCTGAGATCTTTACCGATACCACTGACTATGACTTCCAAACCCTCAATAAACGGGTCCGGGAATTAGCTTTCTTAAACAAAGGCTTGCATATTACCCTAGAAGACCGTCGCGAGGAAGATTCCCAGGAAGTTGCCTACCAATATGAAGGTGGGATTAAAGAATACGTCCAATACCTCAATGAAAATAAGGAAATCCTCTTTGAAGAACCGGTTTACTTGGAAGGGCAAATGGATGATATTGAAGTGGAAGTCGCCTTCCAATATACGGCTGGCTACCATAGCAATTTCATGTCCTTTGCCAACAATATCCATACCTTTGAAGGCGGGACCCATGAGTCGGGGATTAAGACCGCCCTCACCCGGACTATCAACGACTATGCCCGCAGTCAAAACCTGCTCAAGGAAAAAGACGATAACTTATCCGGGGAAGATGTCCGTGAAGGCTTAACCCTGATTGTTTCGATCCGCCACCCTAATCCTCAATTTGAAGGGCAAACCAAGATGAAACTGGGGAACTCGGAAGTTCGGACCATTACTGACCGTCTCTTTGGTCAACATTTGGAACAATTCCTATATGAGACCCCAAACATTGCCCGGCAAATTGTCGATAAGGGAATCCTGGCTTCTAAGGCTCGGCAAGCCGCTAAACGGGCCCGGGAAATGACCCGGAAGAAGTCGGGCTTAGAGATCTCTAACCTGCCGGGTAAACTGGCCGACTGTTCCAGCCGGGTACCGGAAGAATGCGAACTCTTCATCGTCGAAGGAAATTCTGCGGGTGGCTCAGCCAAATTAGGTCGGGACCGTCACTTCCAGGCTATCTTACCCATCCGTGGGAAGATTTTGAATGTGGAGAAGGCCTCTATGGACCGGATCCTGGCCAATGAGGAAATTCGCTCCCTCTTTACCGCCATGGGAACCGGTTGGGGCAATGATTTTGATGTGACCAAGGCCCGTTACCATAAATTGGTGATCATGACCGATGCCGACGTCGACGGGGCCCATATCCGGACCCTCTTATTAACCCTGATTTATCGCTACATGCGTCCCCTACTCGATGCGGGCTATATCTACATTGCGGTACCACCGCTTTACCAAGTTCGCCAAGGCAAGACCATCCACTATGTCAACAGTGACCAAGAACTCAATGATTACATGAAGACCCTAGCGGAACGTCCTCGTCCTAGTGTCCAACGCTATAAGGGGCTGGGGGAAATGGACGCTGAACAATTATGGGAAACCACCATGGACCCAACCCAACGGCAAATGCTGCAAGTGACGGTTGATGACGCCCAGGAAGCGGACCGGAATATCTCCATGCTGATGGGGGACTTAGTCGCACCACGGCGTGATTTTATCGAGAATAATGCGACTTATGCCACCATCGACTTATAG
- the gyrA gene encoding DNA gyrase subunit A, translated as MVEEHKQPAPREISHEMRNSFLDYAMSVIVARALPDVRDGLKPVHRRILYGMNELGVTPDKPYKKSARIVGDVMGKYHPHGDSAIYESMVRMAQDFSYRYMLVDGHGNFGSVDGDQAAAMRYTEARLSKIALEMVRDINKKTVDFIPNYDGEEREPEVLPSRFPNLLVNGATGIAVGMTTNIPPHNLSEVIQALHILMKNPKATTQDLMEAIPGPDFPTAGIVIGKAGIKKAYETGKGRIIVRARAEIDTMASGKERIIVSEIPYMVNKAKLVERIADLARDKRIDGITAVRDETGRQGMRIVIECRKDASASVILNNLFKQTQMQTNFNFNMVAIDQGVPRTLSLKQILNRYLDHQEEIIRRRSIFEKEKAEARAHILEGLQIALDHIDEIVNILRSSKTGDQAKSIFMDQYGLSDKQAQAILDMRLVRLTGLEREKIDNEHQDLMEEIAYLNEVLASEEKRYEIIYQELLEIEKRFGDERRTEIRVGEITNLEDEDLIEESNVLITLSRKGYIKRVEDSEYRTQNRGGRGVKGMALQDGDYIDAMLSTSTHDVILCFTDRGRVFQIKGYEIPEYGRAAKGLPIVNLLNLQEDEQVRGVINVTPSDKAANTEDYFFFVTKQGRVKRTPIEEYFNIRNNGLIAINLRDDDELVAVLQTSGQDNIILGSRQGYAVSFAEDDVRSMGRTATGVRGIRLDKDDYVVGASILGPDQDVLIVTEKGYGKRTPADEYSIKHRGGKGVKTVNITEKNGPLVGLATVDLDEDIMLMTDEGVVIRFHSVDISQTGRATQGVRLMRLDEAAHVSTMAVVDPEDDEEALKEAETVEADPDQQGQYATETGLSDPDIDSGDDQDTARLSQDQIQSKMQDFSNQLLEEDDSQRSDED; from the coding sequence ATGGTTGAAGAACATAAACAACCCGCGCCACGTGAAATATCACATGAAATGCGTAACTCCTTCCTGGATTATGCCATGAGTGTTATCGTCGCCCGGGCCCTCCCCGATGTGCGTGACGGTCTCAAACCCGTCCACCGCCGGATTCTCTATGGGATGAATGAACTCGGGGTCACTCCGGACAAACCCTATAAGAAATCAGCCCGGATTGTCGGGGATGTTATGGGTAAGTACCACCCCCATGGGGATTCAGCGATTTATGAATCTATGGTGCGGATGGCCCAAGACTTCTCCTACCGCTACATGTTAGTTGATGGGCACGGAAACTTTGGTTCGGTCGACGGGGACCAAGCCGCGGCTATGCGTTATACCGAGGCCCGGCTCAGTAAGATTGCCTTGGAAATGGTCCGCGATATCAATAAGAAAACCGTGGACTTTATTCCTAACTATGATGGGGAAGAACGTGAACCCGAAGTCCTCCCCTCCCGCTTCCCTAACCTCTTAGTTAATGGAGCTACTGGGATCGCGGTAGGGATGACCACCAATATTCCTCCTCATAATTTAAGTGAAGTCATCCAGGCCCTCCATATTCTGATGAAGAACCCCAAGGCAACCACCCAAGACCTGATGGAAGCCATTCCTGGTCCTGATTTTCCGACTGCGGGGATCGTAATCGGTAAGGCCGGGATTAAGAAGGCCTATGAAACCGGGAAAGGTCGGATTATCGTCCGCGCCCGGGCAGAAATTGACACCATGGCCAGCGGTAAGGAACGCATTATCGTCAGCGAAATTCCTTACATGGTTAACAAGGCCAAGTTAGTGGAACGGATTGCCGACTTGGCGCGTGACAAACGGATTGATGGGATTACCGCGGTCCGCGATGAAACTGGCCGTCAAGGCATGCGGATTGTGATTGAATGCCGCAAAGATGCCAGTGCCAGCGTGATCTTGAACAACCTCTTCAAGCAAACGCAAATGCAAACCAACTTTAACTTTAATATGGTGGCCATTGACCAAGGCGTGCCTCGGACCCTTAGTCTCAAGCAAATCCTCAACCGTTACTTGGACCACCAAGAAGAAATTATCCGGCGCCGGTCCATCTTTGAAAAGGAAAAGGCGGAAGCTAGAGCCCATATCTTAGAAGGCTTACAGATCGCCTTAGACCACATTGATGAGATTGTTAACATCTTACGGTCATCCAAGACCGGTGACCAGGCTAAAAGCATCTTTATGGACCAATATGGTCTCTCCGATAAGCAAGCCCAAGCCATCCTCGACATGCGTTTAGTTCGCTTGACCGGCTTGGAACGGGAAAAGATCGATAATGAACATCAAGACTTGATGGAAGAAATTGCCTACTTGAATGAAGTCTTAGCCAGCGAAGAAAAACGTTATGAAATTATCTACCAAGAACTCTTAGAAATTGAAAAACGTTTCGGTGACGAACGTCGGACCGAAATTCGCGTGGGTGAAATTACTAATTTAGAAGATGAAGACTTAATTGAAGAAAGCAATGTCCTCATTACCCTCTCACGTAAGGGTTATATCAAGCGGGTAGAAGACTCTGAATACCGGACCCAAAACCGGGGCGGACGTGGCGTGAAGGGCATGGCCTTACAGGATGGCGACTATATTGATGCCATGCTGTCGACCTCGACCCACGATGTCATCCTCTGCTTTACGGACCGCGGCCGCGTTTTCCAAATTAAGGGCTATGAAATCCCTGAATACGGCCGGGCAGCCAAGGGTCTCCCCATTGTTAACTTGCTCAATCTCCAAGAAGATGAACAAGTCCGCGGGGTAATTAATGTGACCCCAAGTGATAAGGCCGCTAACACGGAAGATTACTTCTTCTTTGTCACCAAGCAAGGACGGGTCAAACGGACGCCGATTGAGGAATACTTCAATATCCGAAATAATGGTCTGATTGCCATTAACCTCCGTGATGACGATGAATTAGTCGCTGTCTTACAAACCAGTGGCCAAGATAATATTATTCTCGGCTCCCGCCAAGGTTATGCGGTCTCCTTTGCTGAAGACGATGTCCGGTCCATGGGGCGGACAGCGACGGGGGTTCGTGGTATCCGTCTCGATAAGGACGACTATGTGGTTGGAGCCTCGATTTTAGGCCCTGATCAAGATGTCTTGATCGTGACAGAAAAGGGTTACGGCAAACGCACCCCTGCCGATGAGTACAGCATCAAGCACCGGGGCGGCAAGGGGGTTAAGACCGTCAACATTACTGAAAAGAACGGTCCCCTAGTTGGCTTAGCTACCGTTGACTTGGATGAAGATATCATGCTGATGACCGATGAAGGCGTAGTGATTCGCTTCCATTCCGTTGATATTTCTCAAACTGGTCGGGCCACCCAAGGCGTTCGACTCATGCGCTTAGATGAAGCCGCTCACGTGTCCACCATGGCCGTTGTCGATCCAGAGGACGATGAGGAAGCCTTGAAAGAGGCAGAGACTGTGGAAGCTGATCCAGACCAACAAGGTCAATACGCCACTGAAACCGGCTTAAGTGACCCTGACATTGATTCAGGTGATGACCAAGATACAGCCCGCCTCAGCCAAGACCAAATCCAAAGCAAAATGCAAGACTTCTCTAATCAACTCTTAGAGGAAGATGATAGTCAAAGATCCGATGAAGACTAA
- a CDS encoding ABC transporter ATP-binding protein: protein MLKARHLRKTFGDLVAVDDVSFDLEQGKILGMIGRNGSGKTTIFRLILNFLTPENGGEVLWNDQPMSDQVYETIGYLPEERGLYEKMTIEQQILYFAQLRGMEKQAVLDRIDEWMDRFEVKGKRTDKINSLSKGNQQKVQLIATLIHEPAFIILDEPFSGLDPVNADLLKEGILYLRDKGSSIIFSSHNMNNVEAICDDMLMIHDGEQVLYGKIRDIRESFGRTRIEVEAPDWTKDQLQALEGVDHVGVKEDNYYRLYLTDESYGPAIFQTLTHGNYIRHFSQQPPTLEEIFKMKAGGHNE from the coding sequence ATGTTAAAAGCACGTCATTTGCGTAAGACTTTTGGCGATTTAGTGGCGGTTGACGATGTTTCTTTTGATCTTGAACAAGGTAAAATCTTGGGCATGATCGGTCGAAACGGGTCGGGAAAGACCACCATTTTCCGCTTGATCTTAAACTTTTTAACCCCAGAGAATGGTGGGGAAGTCTTATGGAACGACCAACCCATGAGTGACCAGGTCTATGAGACCATTGGTTACCTCCCCGAAGAACGGGGTCTCTATGAGAAGATGACCATTGAGCAACAAATCCTGTACTTTGCCCAGTTGCGGGGTATGGAGAAGCAGGCGGTCCTTGACCGCATTGATGAGTGGATGGACCGCTTTGAAGTCAAAGGTAAACGGACCGATAAGATCAATAGCCTGTCTAAGGGGAACCAACAAAAGGTTCAATTGATTGCGACCTTGATCCACGAACCCGCTTTTATTATCCTGGACGAACCTTTTTCCGGTTTAGACCCAGTCAACGCGGACCTCTTGAAGGAAGGAATCTTGTACCTGCGTGACAAGGGCTCATCGATTATTTTCTCCAGTCACAATATGAATAATGTCGAAGCCATTTGCGACGATATGCTGATGATCCATGACGGCGAGCAAGTCCTCTATGGGAAGATTCGCGACATTCGAGAAAGCTTCGGCCGGACCCGGATTGAAGTGGAAGCGCCAGATTGGACCAAGGACCAGTTACAAGCCCTGGAAGGGGTCGACCATGTGGGGGTTAAGGAAGATAACTACTACCGCCTCTACCTGACCGATGAGTCTTACGGACCAGCCATCTTCCAAACCCTGACCCATGGCAATTATATCCGCCACTTCAGCCAACAACCACCAACACTGGAAGAAATCTTCAAAATGAAAGCAGGTGGACACAATGAGTAA
- a CDS encoding ABC transporter permease, whose amino-acid sequence MSKLWVVIRQVYRKNVKSGSFIFMVLSPLIFIGIIAAVAYFVSQSETSSPDQIAVVDADPGMVQVLKSLDNNNVDFNFDQNQDQARQALADGEVDGMLKLDQENGQLKATYYGKSNLGQNAKVNLQQTLTQYQMMVNAQAAGIAPDQLQSLMTAQVPIEEVAINVKEDGSVAEENKDAMNEMGRTGVASMAAFIIFYFLMFFINIIIQEVAAEKGSRIMEIILSSIPAKTHFYGKLLGVILMILTQVGIYVLLFILWRILSTQFGILSLPEEITQAFDIKAFLSNNLTMLLISGLLALMGIVTYIALAAFLGSLVTKTEDAQKVSQPVIWLGLIGFYIGIFGQQAGTDTAFYRISSQIPFFTPFVMPFRLADHTVEWTGVMVAIVVSLITMVLIFIFATTLYKSNVLAYSDKGPWDTFKQSISLWKSERQVNTK is encoded by the coding sequence ATGAGTAAATTATGGGTCGTTATTCGCCAAGTTTATCGTAAGAATGTCAAATCAGGATCCTTTATCTTTATGGTCCTCTCTCCCCTTATCTTTATCGGGATTATCGCTGCGGTAGCCTACTTTGTTTCCCAGAGTGAAACGAGTTCGCCGGACCAAATTGCGGTTGTCGATGCAGACCCTGGGATGGTCCAAGTCCTCAAGAGTCTGGATAATAATAACGTAGACTTTAACTTCGACCAAAATCAAGACCAAGCCCGCCAAGCCCTAGCTGATGGCGAAGTCGATGGCATGTTGAAGTTGGACCAGGAAAATGGTCAGCTCAAAGCGACTTATTACGGGAAGAGCAATCTAGGCCAAAATGCCAAGGTTAACCTGCAACAGACCTTAACTCAGTACCAAATGATGGTTAATGCCCAGGCTGCTGGGATTGCCCCTGACCAACTCCAAAGCCTGATGACAGCTCAAGTGCCGATTGAAGAAGTCGCCATCAATGTCAAAGAGGACGGCAGCGTCGCTGAAGAAAACAAGGACGCCATGAATGAGATGGGACGGACTGGGGTCGCTTCCATGGCTGCCTTTATCATCTTCTACTTCCTGATGTTCTTTATTAATATCATCATCCAAGAAGTGGCAGCCGAAAAAGGCTCACGGATTATGGAAATTATCCTCTCCAGTATTCCCGCTAAGACTCATTTCTACGGCAAACTCTTAGGAGTGATCTTGATGATTCTGACCCAAGTTGGGATCTATGTCCTCCTCTTTATCCTGTGGCGGATCCTATCCACCCAATTCGGCATTCTCAGCCTACCAGAGGAAATTACCCAGGCCTTTGATATCAAAGCCTTCCTCTCTAATAACTTGACCATGTTACTGATCAGCGGGCTCCTCGCTTTAATGGGTATTGTGACTTATATTGCCTTAGCTGCTTTCCTAGGCTCCTTGGTGACCAAGACCGAAGATGCCCAAAAGGTGTCTCAACCCGTGATCTGGTTAGGTCTGATCGGTTTCTATATTGGAATCTTTGGCCAACAAGCCGGAACCGATACCGCCTTCTACCGGATCTCCTCACAGATTCCTTTCTTTACTCCTTTCGTGATGCCTTTCCGTTTAGCGGATCATACAGTGGAATGGACTGGAGTTATGGTGGCCATTGTGGTTTCTCTAATAACCATGGTACTGATCTTTATCTTTGCCACTACCCTCTACAAGAGCAATGTCTTGGCCTATAGTGATAAGGGACCTTGGGATACCTTTAAACAATCCATTTCTCTCTGGAAGAGCGAGCGCCAAGTCAATACTAAATAA